The segment GAGAATGCCGCGACGTGTGGAGTCGCGCTTGCGCTGCGTGCCGATGTCGACACTGGGGAAGTCCGCCGGCCCCGGATTCACATTGACCCGTGGCGCGGCAGCGGATGAGGCGCCGCTCCCCTTGTAGCGCGGAGCGGGAATACTGTTGTAGACCCCGAGATCGAGCTTGTTCGCCCCTTTGATCGGCACATTGGAATAGGTGATGCGGCCGTTTTCGTCGACGTATTTATAGATGTCGGCGCGGGCCACACCGGCCGAGGCGGCAAGGCACAAGGTCACCCCCAGCGTCAGTAGGCGGGGCACGAATCGGCAGGCAGGGGCGGGCAATGCAAAAGGCATGAAACGGCGTTTGGGTAACGAGCTAAGGGGTTGGCGCGAGTGTAGAAAGTTTCTCGCGATAGAGCAACAGACAGGTTAATGACACCAGAATTCCCGGAGTGGCACAAAAAACAAAAGGAGCGGCAAGCCGCTCCTTTTGCTGATGGCAGGTAATGCCTTCGCGACAGCTTACAGGCTGTAGTACATCGCGAATTCGACCGGGTGAGTGGTCATGCGGAACTTCTGGACTTCTTCCATCTTCAGCTCGATGTAGGAATCGATCCATTCGTTCGAGAACACACCGCCACGGGTCAGGAACTCGCGGTCCTTGTCGAGGGCTTCCAGCGCCATTTCCAGGCTGTGGCAAACCTTCGGGATCAGCTTGTCTTCTTCAGGCGGCAGATCGTACAGGTTCTTGTCCATCGCGTCGCCCGGGTGAATCTTGTTCTGAACGCCGTCCAGACCAGCCATCATCAGTGCGGAGAAAGCCAGGTACGGGTTGGCCAGAGGATCCGGGAAGCGAGCCTCGATGCGGCGAGCCTTTTCGGAAGCCACGAACGGGATGCGGATCGAAGCCGAGCGGTTCTTGGCCGAGTAAGCCAGCATTACCGGTGCTTCGTAGCCAGGAACCAGACGCTTGTACGAGTTGGTGCCCGGGTTGGTGATCGCGTTCAGCGCCTTGGCGTGCTTGATGATGCCACCGATGTAGTGCAGCGCGAACTCGGACAGGCCAGCGTAGCCATTGCCCGCGAACAGGTTCTTGCCGTCCTTCCAGATCGATTGGTGAACGTGCATGCCCGAACCGTTGTCGCCAACGATAGGCTTCGGCATGAAGGTAGCGGTCTTGCCGTAGGCGTGAGATACGTTGTGCACCACGTACTTCAGGATCTGCGTCCAGTCAGCGCGCTGAACCAGCGTCGAGAACTTGGTGCCGATTTCGCACTGGCCGGCAGTCGCCACTTCGTGGTGGTGAACTTCAACCGGCACGCCCAGCTCTTCGAGCGCGACACACATTGCGGCGCGAACGTCCTGGAACGAATCGACCGGCGGAACCGGGAAGTAGCCGCCCTTGACGCCCGGGCGGTGGCCCATGTTGCCGCCGTCGAACTTCTGAGCCGACGCCCATGCCGCTTCTTCGGATTCGATCTTGACGTGGGTACCGGACATATCGGTGCCCCAGGTGATGCTGTCGAAGATGAAGAATTCGGGTTCCGGGCCGAAGTAGGCAGTGTCGCCCAGGCCGGATGCCTTCAGGTAAGCTTCAGCGCGCTTGGCGATGGAGCGCGGGTCGCGGTCGTAGCCCTTGCCGTCGACCGGATCGATCACGTCGCAAGTCAGGAACAGGGTCGGCTCGTCGAAGAACGGGTCGATGTTGGCGGTCGACGGATCGGGCATCAGCAGCATGTCGGATGCTTGAATACCCTTCCAGCCGGCGATCGACGAACCGTCGAAAGCGTGGCCATGCTCGAACCACTCTTCATCCACGACGTGAGCAGGAACGGAAACGTGCTGCTCCTTGCCACGGGTATCGGTAAAGCGCAGGTCAACGAATTTGATTTCGTTGTCCTGAATCATCTTCAAAACGTTGGCGACCGCCATGTTCTTCTCCTGTTTCGGATTACGTGATGTAAGCGTCTGTTATTAAAGCCGTTTCAGCACGGCGAAGCGGCTACTGCATATTCAGACAGTTTGACTTCAGCGCAGCCTGCGCGACGTGCAGTGATTGAAGCATGAAGCGTGCCATGCCCCAAAATGAGCCAAGCTATTGTGCCATAACGAGCTTTATTGCAGCCAGTGCATTCTTAGGCACACATATGGTGCATTACATTTTGCACCGCACCGTTTTGGTGCAAATCTTTCGCGTAGCGCCCCCTTTCCTGTTTTGCAATAATTTAAAAAACGGAACAAGGAGTGACCATGAGCAAGATCAATAACATCCTGCTCGGCGCCAAACAACGCGCAGAGCAGATGGGGCTACCCTATTCCGGCGCATTGCTGCCGGAAGAGGCCTACGAAATCATGCAGCACATAGCATCGGCCAAGCTGGTCGATGTGCGCTCCAGTGCGGAGTGGAACTTCGTCGGCATCGTGCCCGGCGCGGTGAACATCGAGTGGAAGACCTTCCCGGGCATGATCGAGAACCCCAATTTCCTGAATCAGCTGAAGCATCAGGTCGACCCAGAAGGCATCGTCATGTTCATGTGCCGAACCGGCGCGCGCTCGGACCAGACGGCAAGGCTCGCGGCCGAACACGGCTACGTGGACTGCTTCAACGTGCTCGAGGGCTTCGAAGGGGACAAGGACGGCCAGGGCCATCGCGGCAGCGTGACGGGCTGGAAGGCCAAGCAGCTGCCCTGGTCGCAAGGCTGAGCGATGCGCTGGCTGATCCTGGCGATCGTCGTGGCGGCGGGCGCCTATTACGCCGATGTCGGCGGACTGCGTGGCAAGCTGTCGCCACTGGTGGCGGCGACCCAATCTCCGGCGCCCTCCGTATCCGTCGTGCGCTGGCGCGACGCCAACGGCCACTGGGTCTACGGCGATGCAGCCCAGGCACCGAGCGGCACCCACGTGGAGCCGGTGAAGTTCGCTCCACTCAATACCATGCCAGCCGAACCGCACACCGCCTCCACCGCGACGGCACCTACGCAGTCACAGCAGCCGCGCAATCTCGCACTGGAGCGCATCGACAAGGCGATCAACCGCTAGGGCCGGCGCGCGCACCCACATCGGGCCTCGCCCATCGGTGGCGGCATACCGCGCGGCCGGCTCGCCTCGAACGACGCACGCAGGCCCAGGGCTCGCCGATAGCGGGGGGGCGCTGTGACCGGCGTGCTTCGAACGATCGCTCCCGCTATAATCGCACCATCGCATATCGGCCGGTCGACACGCTGTCGACCGGCCTCATTTTGTCAGCAGGAAAACAGCAGATGTCCGATCGATATGTCGTCATCGGCAACCCCGTTGCCCATAGCAAGTCCCCCCTGATCCATGCGGCCTTTGCCAAGCAGACCGGCGAGGACGTGCAGTACGACCGCCTGCTGGCGCCTGTCGACGGCTTCGACAGCGCGGTGTTCGAGCTGATCCAGAGCGGCGCCAAGGGCGCCAACGTCACGGTGCCGTTCAAGCAGGATGCATGGCGCCTCGCCAGCCGCCTGTCCGAACGGGCGAAACTCGCCGAGGCCGTCAACACGCTGAGCTTCGCGGGCGGCGAGATCGTCGGCGACAACACCGATGGCGTCGGCCTGACGCGCGACATCACGGCCAACCTGGGCGTCCCGCTCGCCGGCCGGCGCATCCTGCTGCTCGGCGCCGGCGGTGCGGCACGCGGCGTGTTGCTGCCGCTGCTGTCCTATCATCCGGCCATGCTGGTGGTCGCCAATCGCACCGCCGACAAGGCCATGCAGCTCGCGCGCCAGTTCGCGGCCTATGGCGAGGTCGCGGCCAGCGGCTATGCGGAGCTGGGCGAGCAGGCTTTCGACGTGGTGATCAACGCCACCTCGGCAAGCCTCAGCGATGCGTTGCCGCCCGTGCCCGCCAGCGCCTTTGCTGCGGGCAGCCTGGCTTACGACATGATGTACGGCAAGGGTCTGACGCCCTTCCTGCAATTTGCCCAGGCGCACGGTGCGGCACGCCTGGCCGATGGCTTGGGCATGCTGGTCGAGCAGGCGGCCGAGTCGTTCCGCATCTGGCGCGGCGTCGAGCCGCGCACCGCAGCGCTGCTGAGCCTGCTCAGGGAGCAGCTCGCGTGAAGTTGCTTGGCCGTCTGCTGCTATTTTTCATCATCATCCTGTTCGGTTACCAGCTCTGGCTGTTCGCACATGTCTGGTGGTGGGTCGATCACAATCCATCGGCCTCGGCCTTCATGGAGGAGCGGCTCGCCAAGCTGCAGGAAGAGGACCCCGAGGCCGAGCTGCGCCACAAGTGGGTCAACTACGAGCACATTTCGCCCAACCTCAAGCGGGCACTGGTGGCGAGCGAGGATGCCAAGTTCCTCGAACACGACGGCTTCGACTGGGAAGGCATCCAGAAAGCCTGGGAAAAGAACCAGAAGAAAGGCCGCATCGTTGCCGGTGGCTCGACCATCAGCCAGCAGCTGGCCAAGAACCTGTTCCTGTCGTCGAAGAAAACGCCGTGGCGCAAGGGTGAGGAAGCCGTCATCACGCTGATGCTGGAAAAGATGATGAGCAAGCGCCGCATCTTCGAGATCTACCTCAACGTGATCGAGTGGGGCAACGGCGTGTTCGGCGCCGACGCGGCGGCGCGCTATTACTACAAGACCAGCGCGGCCAACCTGTCGGCAGCGCAGGCCGCCAAACTCGCATCGATGGTGACCAATCCACGCTATTTCGACGAGCATCGCAACGACCGCAAGCTGCTGCGCAAGACGGCGATCATCCAGCGCCGCATGCCGTCGGCAGATTTTCCGTGACGTGAGCAATTTCCCCAATCGCACTGTCACGGAAGCAAGGTATAATCCGCCCAGGATGCCGCCCCTATGGCGGTTTTTCGAGAGTCTAGAAATGGAACCCAGCAGTAGTAGCTTGACCTACACGCTTCGCCAACCCATCACAGCCTAGCCTGCCGGTGCTCTTTTTGCCGCCCGCGCAGCCGGGTGAGAGAGCGCCATGAACGTCGCAGAACAAAAGCCGCAAGAAAGCCTACAAGAGAGCCTGCAGCAGGTGCAGCGCCTGCTCGCCCGCCACAAGCTGGTCGAGGACCTGGTCCACAAGCAGGACATGCCTCGCCACGACATCGTCGAAACCCTGGTCCACAAGCAGAATCTGGTCGAGCTGCAGCACAAGCTGGAACAGCTCCACCCGGCCGACGTCGCCTACATCCTGGAGACGCTGCCGCTCGACGACCGCCTGACGGTGTGGGATCTGGTCAAGGCCGAGCGCGACGGCGACATCCTGCTCGAGGTATCGGACTCGGTGCGCGAGTCGCTGCTCAAGTCGATGGACAGCGACGAAATCCTCGCTGCGACCGAGAACCTCGACGCCGACGAGATCGCCGACCTGGCGCCCGACCTGCCAACCGATGTCGTGCACGAGCTGATGGGCTCGCTCGATACCGAGGAACGCGAGCAGGTCCGTTCGGCGCTGTCCTACGACGAAGACCAGGTCGGTGGCCTGATGGACTTCGAGATGGTGACGATACGCGATGACGTCACGCTCGAAGTGGTACTGCGCTACCTGCGCCGCTTCGACGAGTTGCCCGACCACACCGACAAGCTGTTCGTCGTCGACAAGGCCGAAACGCTGCAGGGTGTACTGACGCTGAAGCGCCTGCTGATCAACGACCCGGAGAAATCCGTGGCCGAGGTGATGTCGCGCGACGTGGTCACCTTCCGTCCCGAGGACGATGCCGGCGACGCGGCCCAGTCCTTCGAGCGCTATGACCTGGTGTCGGCGCCGGTGGTCAACGAGGCCAGCAAGCTGGTCGGCCGCCTGACCGTGGACATGATGGTCGACGTGATCCGTGAAGAATCCGAGAGCGAGATGCTGAGCCTCGCCGGCCTGCGCGAAGAGGAAGACCTGTTCTCGTCGGTGTGGGCATCGGCCAAGAACCGCTGGCCCTGGCTCGCCACCAATATCTGCACCGCCTTTGTCGCATCGCGCGTGATCGGCGCCTTCGAGGGCACGATCAGCCAGCTGGTCGCGCTGTCGACGCTGATGACTATCGTCGCCGGTATCGGCGGCAACACCGGTAACCAGACCTCGACGCTGATCATCCGCGCGCTCGCGCTGGGCCAGGTCAATTCCAGCAATGCCCGGCGGCTGATCCTCAAGGAGCTCGGCATCGCACTGCTCAACGGCGCGGTGTGGGGCGGCGTGATGGGCCTGATCGCCTACCTGCTGTATCACCAGGTCTCGCTCGGGCTCGTGATGATGGCGGCGATGGTGCTCAATTTCCAGGTCGCGGCGCTGGTCGGCATCTTCGTCCCGCTGACAATGCACAAGATGGGGCGCGACCCGGCCTACGGCTCCAGCGTGTTACTGACGGCGACGACGGACAGCATGGGCTTCTTCATTTTCCTGGGCCTGGCGACGATCTTCCTGCTCTGACACCAGCCCCAGACGCAAAAAAGCACCGGTTCCGGTGCCTTTTTTGCGTTCAGCACGCTCAGATCTCGTCGAGCGCACCGTCGAGGTGGCGCAGGTCGGCCCAGCGCTCGATCTCCCAATGTCCTTCCTGATAGCTGAGCCAGTTCAGCGCCGCATTGGGAATCGGGTAGTCGCGTGCGGCGTCGATCGGCTGCCCGCTCGCGACACGGTTGGCGATATGTAGC is part of the Chitinivorax sp. PXF-14 genome and harbors:
- a CDS encoding DUF4124 domain-containing protein; amino-acid sequence: MPRLLTLGVTLCLAASAGVARADIYKYVDENGRITYSNVPIKGANKLDLGVYNSIPAPRYKGSGASSAAAPRVNVNPGPADFPSVDIGTQRKRDSTRRGILDNELAGEEKLLADARRAYDDGQAARTGEDAAQRQVRLGKLREAVSNHEANIQAIKKELRNTR
- the glnA gene encoding glutamate--ammonia ligase codes for the protein MAVANVLKMIQDNEIKFVDLRFTDTRGKEQHVSVPAHVVDEEWFEHGHAFDGSSIAGWKGIQASDMLLMPDPSTANIDPFFDEPTLFLTCDVIDPVDGKGYDRDPRSIAKRAEAYLKASGLGDTAYFGPEPEFFIFDSITWGTDMSGTHVKIESEEAAWASAQKFDGGNMGHRPGVKGGYFPVPPVDSFQDVRAAMCVALEELGVPVEVHHHEVATAGQCEIGTKFSTLVQRADWTQILKYVVHNVSHAYGKTATFMPKPIVGDNGSGMHVHQSIWKDGKNLFAGNGYAGLSEFALHYIGGIIKHAKALNAITNPGTNSYKRLVPGYEAPVMLAYSAKNRSASIRIPFVASEKARRIEARFPDPLANPYLAFSALMMAGLDGVQNKIHPGDAMDKNLYDLPPEEDKLIPKVCHSLEMALEALDKDREFLTRGGVFSNEWIDSYIELKMEEVQKFRMTTHPVEFAMYYSL
- a CDS encoding rhodanese-like domain-containing protein, whose translation is MSKINNILLGAKQRAEQMGLPYSGALLPEEAYEIMQHIASAKLVDVRSSAEWNFVGIVPGAVNIEWKTFPGMIENPNFLNQLKHQVDPEGIVMFMCRTGARSDQTARLAAEHGYVDCFNVLEGFEGDKDGQGHRGSVTGWKAKQLPWSQG
- the aroE gene encoding shikimate dehydrogenase, producing MSDRYVVIGNPVAHSKSPLIHAAFAKQTGEDVQYDRLLAPVDGFDSAVFELIQSGAKGANVTVPFKQDAWRLASRLSERAKLAEAVNTLSFAGGEIVGDNTDGVGLTRDITANLGVPLAGRRILLLGAGGAARGVLLPLLSYHPAMLVVANRTADKAMQLARQFAAYGEVAASGYAELGEQAFDVVINATSASLSDALPPVPASAFAAGSLAYDMMYGKGLTPFLQFAQAHGAARLADGLGMLVEQAAESFRIWRGVEPRTAALLSLLREQLA
- the mtgA gene encoding monofunctional biosynthetic peptidoglycan transglycosylase; the encoded protein is MKLLGRLLLFFIIILFGYQLWLFAHVWWWVDHNPSASAFMEERLAKLQEEDPEAELRHKWVNYEHISPNLKRALVASEDAKFLEHDGFDWEGIQKAWEKNQKKGRIVAGGSTISQQLAKNLFLSSKKTPWRKGEEAVITLMLEKMMSKRRIFEIYLNVIEWGNGVFGADAAARYYYKTSAANLSAAQAAKLASMVTNPRYFDEHRNDRKLLRKTAIIQRRMPSADFP
- the mgtE gene encoding magnesium transporter, with the protein product MNVAEQKPQESLQESLQQVQRLLARHKLVEDLVHKQDMPRHDIVETLVHKQNLVELQHKLEQLHPADVAYILETLPLDDRLTVWDLVKAERDGDILLEVSDSVRESLLKSMDSDEILAATENLDADEIADLAPDLPTDVVHELMGSLDTEEREQVRSALSYDEDQVGGLMDFEMVTIRDDVTLEVVLRYLRRFDELPDHTDKLFVVDKAETLQGVLTLKRLLINDPEKSVAEVMSRDVVTFRPEDDAGDAAQSFERYDLVSAPVVNEASKLVGRLTVDMMVDVIREESESEMLSLAGLREEEDLFSSVWASAKNRWPWLATNICTAFVASRVIGAFEGTISQLVALSTLMTIVAGIGGNTGNQTSTLIIRALALGQVNSSNARRLILKELGIALLNGAVWGGVMGLIAYLLYHQVSLGLVMMAAMVLNFQVAALVGIFVPLTMHKMGRDPAYGSSVLLTATTDSMGFFIFLGLATIFLL